From the Acidimicrobiia bacterium genome, the window TGTTTCATTCTGAACTTTTGCCATGTCTGGTACTGTAGATATTTTTTTCACAACAGGTGTAGATCCGATATCCATAATTGATCCAGTTGGCATTGCCCTTTTTTGAGCAACATTTTTATTAAATTCATCATCTGATTCATTAAAAGAAATATGGTCGTTACCCAATGCGCCTACATTTAGGGAATCATCATTCAATGATAAACCTGGCTCATAATCGCTTTCTTTCCAATGAGCTGAATCTACTCTTATACGTGGTTGCGAACCTGTTAGCGCTTCCCAACCATCTTTATAATCTTTATCGTTATCATTATTGGATCTAGTATCTTTAACAATTTGTACTTCACCAGTAGGTGCTTCACTCCAATGTGGAAGTTCTATATTTCCAGATTTAGTGCTAGGCATCACAACAGATTTTGTATCATGATCGTTTGTTGAATCATCAGTAGCGCTTTTCGCCCCGATTATACGCACACCTTCTATCTCTGTTGAGTCTTGCGCCATTTTTTCCCCCGAATGATCTTTATCTGACATTTAACAATAATTTCTTACACTATAGACTTTCCTTGAATTAAGGCTTACCCAATAGCCTAATCTAGACACTATACTTCCATCAATTCTGCTTCTTTATTAGCAAGTAAGTTGTCCACTTCAGCTACACAATCATTGGTTATTTTATCTAAATCTTTTTCTACTCTTTCAACATCATCTTCTGATATTTCGCCATCTTTCTCAAGTCTTTCTATGTCTTGACGTGCTTGTCTACGGGCGTTTCTAGCTGATATTTTTGCATCTTCCGCTTTTGTTTTGGCTACCTTGACTAAGTCTCTTCTTCTCTCTTCGGTCAGAGGTGGGAAGTTTAACCTTATGTTATTCCCATCATTACTTGGATTAACTCCCAGGTCAGATGTTTGAATAGCTTTTTCAATAGCACTCAAAGATCCTTTGTCAAAAGGTACTATTAATAGTTGTCTAGCTTCTGGTACAGAAAAACTTGCTAATTGTTGTAAGGGCATTTCACTTCCATAATATTCGACCAAAAGTTTGTCGACCATAGCTGGATTGGCTCTTCCTGAACGTATTGAATTGAAATCATCTCGTAAATGTGATATCGCTTTAGCAACTTTTTGGTTTATATCTTTTGTTACGTCTTCTATCATTGTTTTCCTTATTATATTTCGTGTTGCTATTGTAATGTACGAAAAGCAGTGGTTACAACTACCAACAAAACTAAATGTTATTAAAATTATTCGAGCTCAACTGTTGTACCTATTTTATCACCCATTACAACTTTTTCTATATTACCTGGTGTCTCAACATCAAAAACAACTATTGGTAAATGGTTATCCATACAAAATGTTAATGCTGTTGAATCCATAACTTTTAGACCTTTATTAATAACGTCTAAATACGTAGTTTGATCAATCTTCGTTGCTGTTTTATCTTTTCGTGGATCTGCAGTATATATTCCATCCACACCGCTATGAGTCCCTTTGAGGACTGCTTCCGCACCAATTTCTGCGGCACGCAATGCTGCTCCTGTATCAGTTGTTATAAATGGCAT encodes:
- the frr gene encoding ribosome recycling factor translates to MEDVTKDINQKVAKAISHLRDDFNSIRSGRANPAMVDKLLVEYYGSEMPLQQLASFSVPEARQLLIVPFDKGSLSAIEKAIQTSDLGVNPSNDGNNIRLNFPPLTEERRRDLVKVAKTKAEDAKISARNARRQARQDIERLEKDGEISEDDVERVEKDLDKITNDCVAEVDNLLANKEAELMEV